AATATCCTTTAAAACTGTAAATATTCTACTTCAATTTATTAATAGTAACTATTTAAAGGGGTTTTTTGCTATCTTTAAACCTAGTTGATATAAAAAAAACTACAGCTAATAGAAAGAGATATATAGGTGATAAGATAAAGCTTGTATGAAGCCCATACTTATCCCCTATAATTCCCATTAAAATTGTGGCAGAACTGTACCCTGGAGTTCCAAAACAAGATAGAAATATCATTAAAATTGTTATATCAACACCCATTACTGAACCGGCATATGACTGAATACTAGGCCATAAACAAGCTATTGTAAGACCCATAAATAACATTAGTATAAAAAGTGATGAGATATTTATTATAAAAAAGAATACAATGCTCAGCCCTAGGGAGAGAAGGGAAGATATAAGAATAATATTTTTAAGTTTAAACCGATGGGCAATTCTACTGGTTAAGAGTCGCCCTAAAACCATTCCTATAGCAAATAAGGCAGCTCCTATAGCCCCAGCCCTTGGGTTTGTGTTGTACTCTAGCTGTATATAACTAGCACTCCAAAATGCAAAGGCACTCTCGGCTCCCCCAGCAAAAAAGAGTGAAAAACCAAAAAACCAGAACCTTGGCTTTGAAATTATCTCCCCCATATGACTAAATTCTGTTCTTGATTTAGGAAGGTTAATTGTTTTACTAGATGGATATAGGGAAACAATGATTAATACAACCAAAGCTAATATAACAAATATAACCCTCCAAGAGGTTCCCCTTGTTAATAGTTCACCAAAAAATAGAACACTAAAAGTTACACCTATAGGCCAAAAAGCATGGAGAAGGTTCATCTTTTTCCCATTATCCCCTGGGTGTAAATCCTCGACTAAAGGGGTTAATAAGCCTTCAAGGAAACCTTGCCCAAAACCTATAATTAGAACTAAAATTGTGGATAGAAGAAATGTTGAACTCTTTGTAAAAAGAAATAGACCAAGTGATAAAATAAGAAGAGCCACTTTAATTAATCGTAATTTACCATATTTTCCAGCTAGGTAGCTACTAATTAATAGAACAACAAACTGGGCCATAGCAGATATAAAACCTAGGGATCCTCCCTGGGTTAAGGAGAAGTTCAACTCCTTAGATATTCTAACTAGGGATATAGGTATTATAGATGCGCTTGCAGCAAAAACAAACATTGTTGCCATTGCTGCAATTGAGGTTCTTTTTATATAATCTTTCAAACTCAAACTCCAAATTCTAAATGTAGAACAGTTTCCTAAAATAAGAGATATAGTCACAGATTGTATCATATATTTCACTCTTATCTAAGGAGGAGTTTAATCCATCCTCTAATAGTTTATCTAGTGTAGATTTTAAAATTATTATTATTTTATCTAACTCTTTAGGACTCTTAAATAACTCAATATCTAAACCAGTTTTAAAGACCTCTTCTAATTTGTTATACGAGTCAGACTCTCTTTTTAAAATCTCACTCTTTATCCCTATATTATCATCACTACGTGCCTTTAATATAAACTCCATGGTACGTGGAAAATCTGTTAGAAGATTCAACATACTATCCATATAACTCTGTACTCTAATAAGTAGGTCTGGACTATTTAAATCAATATTATCTAGAATATAATCCTTAATCTGTTTCTCAGCATGATCAAATATATAGTAGAACATTAACTCTTTATTCATAAAGTATTGAAATATTGCACCCTTGGATATTCCAGCTTTCTTGATTATTGCATTGGTTGATGCTCTATCATACCCCTTAGAGGCAAACTCCTCCATTGCACAGTTGAGTATTCTATTTTTTTTCTCTTGTGTTACGTTTTCAATTAATAGATTCAATTTATCTTTTTTTTCCTCCAGTAACTAGCCTACCAATAGCTGATAGAGATTTTACTAAAGGGCCCTCTAGATCTCTCTGAACTAGTTTAAACTTCTCCCTTATAGGAATAAATTGTGGGCATTTTTTTTCACATAGACCACACTCTATACATGATGATGTAAAGTGGGGTTTTCTATCTTCATACCCCATTCCAAGAAATGATATATGATGAAAACGTGCTCCTGTTTTAGAGAACATGTGGTAATCATTTAAATTTTTAAAGGCTGCGGGAATATCTATACCCATAGGACAAGGAAGACAGTAGGCGCAACCTGTACATGGTACTTGCTGTAGCTCATTAAACTTATCTCTAACATCGGATAGAATTTTATTCTCTT
Above is a genomic segment from Thiospirochaeta perfilievii containing:
- a CDS encoding MFS transporter, which translates into the protein MKDYIKRTSIAAMATMFVFAASASIIPISLVRISKELNFSLTQGGSLGFISAMAQFVVLLISSYLAGKYGKLRLIKVALLILSLGLFLFTKSSTFLLSTILVLIIGFGQGFLEGLLTPLVEDLHPGDNGKKMNLLHAFWPIGVTFSVLFFGELLTRGTSWRVIFVILALVVLIIVSLYPSSKTINLPKSRTEFSHMGEIISKPRFWFFGFSLFFAGGAESAFAFWSASYIQLEYNTNPRAGAIGAALFAIGMVLGRLLTSRIAHRFKLKNIILISSLLSLGLSIVFFFIINISSLFILMLFMGLTIACLWPSIQSYAGSVMGVDITILMIFLSCFGTPGYSSATILMGIIGDKYGLHTSFILSPIYLFLLAVVFFISTRFKDSKKPL
- a CDS encoding aldo/keto reductase; the protein is MYAYKKGMGVIVMEPLRGGSLVTKIPKPVEKIYNRAKIHRTPADWALRFVLDNPAVTLVLSGMNEDEHIKENLETCSDSNISSLTEEENKILSDVRDKFNELQQVPCTGCAYCLPCPMGIDIPAAFKNLNDYHMFSKTGARFHHISFLGMGYEDRKPHFTSSCIECGLCEKKCPQFIPIREKFKLVQRDLEGPLVKSLSAIGRLVTGGKKR
- a CDS encoding TetR/AcrR family transcriptional regulator; translation: MNLLIENVTQEKKNRILNCAMEEFASKGYDRASTNAIIKKAGISKGAIFQYFMNKELMFYYIFDHAEKQIKDYILDNIDLNSPDLLIRVQSYMDSMLNLLTDFPRTMEFILKARSDDNIGIKSEILKRESDSYNKLEEVFKTGLDIELFKSPKELDKIIIILKSTLDKLLEDGLNSSLDKSEIYDTICDYISYFRKLFYI